A DNA window from Centroberyx gerrardi isolate f3 chromosome 5, fCenGer3.hap1.cur.20231027, whole genome shotgun sequence contains the following coding sequences:
- the setd5 gene encoding histone-lysine N-methyltransferase SETD5 isoform X3, which produces MSIVIALGVTTPETSYSDMAAGSDPESVEASPAVNEKNYNSHSCGSAQSHGYRGLPYADHNYGAPPPPTPPASPLSQTIIPRMDLNGVVRSSRYHDPTEDNSADSDSSSEEDGAVADWCHCSLTPDGLLIKCDNCRGLDRRKGAEGQHRKPENVSVGESSATESGDEEVSPSTISYTATQHTPTSITLTVNRVKRNKSKKRKKSTEKARGAPKGKKVKAFREGSRKSMRMKNSTTEANVLDENTAEGWETKIRQWTDQYEEASANQYSADVQTLLQLHRAANTTVSKTESGTTTPPTATQIHASADTMDTINRTELACNNTVLGSQMQLQLGRVTRVQKHRKILRAAKNLEPDTLIIEYRGKVMLKQQFEVNGHFFKKPYPFVLFYSKFNEVEMCVDARTFGNDARFIRRSCTPNAEVRHMIAEGMIHLCIYAVSQITKDAEVTIGFDYEFNSCNYKVDCACHKGNQNCPVQRHNLSPRESLLCPPSLPALSSLAGAETRRRKARRRELEGCLATGGASDDSNQPLDQHPEAREQGTSDTEEGLLDEVKLEEGEEGEVDENGVIISSKRAFDSMEKRRRRLGGGEEVKEEGVEPEDGAGNPSGGNPSTVHNTGVGVSTRRTTYVTEPSSMEAEKGAASSSNLAAPAVPPKPPPARSTKPRPKSRISRYRSSSSQRARRQRQALAQQAAAAAAAAAAAVAAEQGATLVEEGPQGPLGAELGLGESSLGANQLLDAEGQGPACINKSNLRYPKTKKYLVTEWLNDKVPGGEKIQQEVPVERPLRITTDPTVLATTLNMLPGLSHSPLICTTPKHYVRFGSPFNPERRRPRPLQMDGTYGCYKKRWIKQAEDESCSLSVEDGTESTSSQQSTSSRSTPNPLSNEVNAPFKKRRSKYTLEMTPAPSDHLLRPLSPITPPLPEDPLHPLLNNPCSSLLPNGLAYSPMPSLPTSRCNTPLQFENISSPEASPVHRPESISPEPCLRTDFDVPRPQFPDLSLPSSLESPVAMTSDDFSLSGGPPGHESQGPASVGASSLTPVSCPPSDPAPQSREQAFRTEFNLIYTCSPLNANLGNPAATDRRLSQSEGGFSPGESFYSSMSGQGLLGEVGPGSMSPYGEPHYGGGYPDSGTPPHTSNPPQKKKVSLLEYRKRKQGSGRDLEPGGGGSSLGGTPTRPGSHYSQDSHPLPHPHHQLQPPASPHSSFSSPAHTSSSIPQIEEVSPPDHQASAVQPRAQESSSHWMVPTSVERLREGQGVLERVLRGSIKMDRILKRSEPDKEPDADRYEIQAASMASPMKSPHRYSPSVYSHQSSESHRQTDSPSFLQQTSNSPFRGSYSPSSGQSFYPRFSSSHPGLSQDHPPSSYPSHAPTSSSSDSRPPGGSLHQQSGSGNTDGGHAYSGSHLKASLLNSSGLVGSPTPGSRAHGQTKIDSGAQASRLSQQQASRSLKSGSPGQAALQAGPRLLSASGPTHYPQRGTSLSQFQHPPLQGSGKNKLLHSAQS; this is translated from the exons CCCTGAGTCAGTGGAAGCAAGCCCTGCCGTGAATGAGAAAAACTACAACAGCCACAGCTGTGGGAGCGCACAGAGTCATGGGTATCGGGGACTACCGTATGCT GATCACAACTATGGCgcgccccctccccccaccccacccgccTCTCCGCTCTCCCAAACCATCATTCCCCGCATGGATCTCAACGGCGTGGTACGCAGCTCCCGCTATCACGATCCCACTGAGGACAACTCAGCCGACAGCGACAGCTCCTCAGAGGAGGACGGGGCCGTGGCTGACTGGTGCCACTGCAGCCTAACACCGGACGGCCTGCTCATCAAGTGTGACAACTGCAG GGGACtagacaggaggaaaggagcagaaGGCCAACACAGGAAACCGGAAAATGTCTCAG TTGGGGAGAGCAGTGCCACAGAGAGTGGTGATGAAGAGGTGTCCCCCTCCACCATCTCCTACACGGCCACCCAGCATACGCCCACCAGCATCACCCTCACCGTCAACCGGGTTAAGAGGAACAAATccaaaaagaggaagaagagcacGGAGAAGGCCCGTGGAGCACCCAAGGGCAAAAAGGTCAAG gcCTTCAGAGAGGGTTCCAGGAAGTCCATGAGGATGAAG AACTCAACGACAGAGGCCAACGTGCTGGATGAGAACACGGCAGAGGGCTGGGAAACCAAGATCCGCCAGTGGACAGACCAGTACGAGGAGGCCTCGGCCAATCAGTACAGTGCCGACGTCCAGACGCTGCTCCAGCTGCACCGTGCTGCCAACACCACCGTCTCAAAGACGGAGAGCGGTACCACAACGCCGCCCACAGCCACACAGATCCACGCCTCGGCCGACACCATGGACACCATAAATCGCACTGAGCTGGCCTGTAACAACACAGTGCTGGGCTCACAGATGCAG CTCCAGTTGGGCCGGGTAACACGGGTGCAGAAACACAGGAAGATCCTGCGAGCAGCCAAGAATCTAGAGCCAGACACCCTTATCATTGAGTACCGGGGCAAGGTCATGCTCAAACAACAGTTTGAGGTCAACGGGCACTTCTTCAAAAA ACCCTACCCTTTTGTGCTGTTCTACTCCAAGTTTAATGAGGTAGAGATGTGTGTGGATGCACGGACCTTTGGAAATGACGCCCGCTTCATCAGGAGGTCCTGTACGCCCAACGCTGAG GTCCGGCATATGATCGCCGAGGGCATGATCCACCTGTGTATCTATGCTGTCAGTCAAATCACCAAGGACGCTGAGGTCACCATTGGATTTGACTACGAGTTCAACAGCTG CAACTACAAAGTGGACTGTGCCTGTCATAAGGGCAACCAGAACTGTCCGGTGCAGAGGCACAACCTGAGCCCCAGGGAGAGCTTGCTgtgccccccctccctgccaGCCCTGTCCTCTCTGGCAGGGGCCGAGACTCGGCGGAGGAAGGCCCggaggagagagctggagggCTGCCTTGCCACCGGGGGCGCCTCTGACGACAGCAACCAGCCCCTCGATCAGCACCCAGAGGCCAGAGAACAGGGGACCAGCGacacagag GAGGGGCTCCTGGATGAAGTgaagctggaggagggagaggagggagaggtggatgaAAACGGTGTCATCATCTCCAGCAAAAGA GCATTTGACAGcatggagaagaggaggaggagactaggaggaggagaagaggtaaAGGAGGAGGGTGTGGAACCAGAGGATGGGGCAGGAAACCCCTCTGGGGGAAACCCCTCCACGGTCCACAACACCGGGGTAGGGGTCAGCACTCGACGCACCACCTATGTCACG GAACCGTCATCAATGGAAGCAGAAAAGGGTGCGGCGTCCTCTTCTAACCTGGCTGCCCCGGCTGTTCCCCCTAAACCTCCCCCAGCTCGTTCCACCAAGCCTCGGCCCAAGAGCCGGATCTCTCGCTACCGGTCCAGCTCATCGCAGCGTGCCCGGCGGCAGCGGCAGGCCCTCGCCCAGCAGGCGGCGGCTGctgcagcggcagcagcggcagcggTGGCAGCAGAGCAGGGTGCTACCCTGGTCGAAGAGGGACCCCAGGGCCCACTCGGCGCTGAACTAGGCCTGGGAGAAAGCAGTCTTGGGGCCAATCAGCTCCTGGATGCAGAGGGTCAGGGCCCAGCCTGCATAAATAAAAGCAACCTGCGTTACCCCAAGACCAAGAAG TACCTGGTGACAGAGTGGCTCAACGACAAGGTccctggaggagagaagatcCAGCAAGAGGTGCCTGTCGAACGCCCCCTGCGCATCACCACCGACCCCACGGTGCTGGCCACCACCCTCAACATGCTGCCAGGCCTCTCCCACTCCCCGCTTATCTGCACCACACCCAAACACTACGTCCGCTTCGGCTCGCCCTTCAACCCCGAGAGACGCCGGCCCCGCCCGCTCCAAATGGACGGAACCTATGGCTGCTACAAGAAG AGGTGGATCAAGCAAGCAGAGGATGAGAGCTGTTCACTCAGTGTGGAGGACGGCACAGAGTCCACTTCCTCCCAGCAAAGTACCAGCAGCAGATCCACTCCCAACCCCCTGTCCAACG AGGTCAACGCGCCCTTCAAGAAGCGCCGGTCCAAGTACACGCTAGAGATGACACCGGCACCCTCGGACCACCTGCTGCGCCCGCTGTCGCCCATCACACCACCGCTCCCCGAAGACCCCCTCCACCCGCTGCTCAACAACCCATGTAGCTCCCTGCTGCCCAACGGCCTGGCGTACTCACCCATGCCCTCGCTGCCCACCAGCCGCTGCAACACACCGCTGCAATTCGAG AACATATCATCCCCTGAGGCGTCTCCTGTCCACCGACCGGAGTCCATCTCTCCTGAG CCTTGTCTGCGGACAGACTTTGACGTTCCGCGGCCCCAGTTCCCggacctctctctcccctccagctTAGAGAGTCCCGTGGCCATGACCTCGGATGACTTCTCCCTGTCCGGAGGGCCTCCGGGCCACGAGTCCCAGGGCCCGGCCTCTGTAGGCGCCAGCTCCCTCACCCCAGTGTCCTGCCCCCCCTCGGACCCGGCCCCCCAGAGCAGGGAGCAGGCCTTCAGGACAGAGTTCAACCTCATATACACCTGCTCACCCCTCAACGCCAACCTGGGGAACCCTGCGGCCACCGACCGGCGCCTCTCCCAGTCGGAGGGCGGGTTCTCCCCAGGGGAGTCCTTCTACAGCTCCATGAGTGGTCAGGGGCTGCTGGGGGAGGTGGGCCCCGGCTCCATGTCACCCTACGGCGAGCCTCATTATGGGGGAGGCTACCCAGACAGCGGCACGCCTCCTCACACCAGCAACCCACCGCAAAAGAAGAAG gTGTCTTTGCTGGAGTACCGTAAGAGGAAGCAGGGCAGCGGCCGAGATCTGGAgcccggcggcggcggctcctCCCTGGGCGGCACCCCCACTCGACCCGGCTCCCACTACAGCCAGGACTCCCATCCCCTTCCCCATCCCCACCACCAGctgcagcctccagcctccccgcacagctccttctcctccccggcccacacctcctcctccatcccccagATAGAGGAGGTCAGCCCCCCAGACCACCAGGCCTCAGCAGTGCAGCCCAGAGCCCAGGAGAGCAGCAGCCACTG GATGGTTCCCACCAGCGTTGAACGTCTAAGGGAAGGCCAAGGGGTGCTGGAGCGAGTGCTGCGAGGAAGCATCAAGATGGATCGCATTTTAAAGAGGAGTGAACCTGACAAGGAACCTG ATGCAGATCGATATGAGATCCAGGCAGcgtccatggcctctcccaTGAAGAGTCCACACAGATACAGTCCCTCTGTGTACTCACACCAG TCGTCAGAAAGCCaccggcagacagacagcccATCCTTCCTCCAGCAGACCTCCAACTCTCCATTCCGGGGTTCCTACAGTCCCTCCTCAGGCCAGAGTTTCTACCcccgcttctcctcctcccaccccgGCCTGTCCCAGGACCACCCCCCATCCTCCTACCCCAGTCACGcccctacctcctcctcctcagactcCAGGCCACCAGGGGGCTCTCTACACCAGCAGAGTGGCAGCGGCAACACGGACGGAGGCCACGCCTATAGCGGCAGCCACTTAAAAGCTAGCCTTTTGAACAGCAGCGGCTTGGTGGGGTCTCCCACCCCGGGATCCAGGGCCCACGGGCAGACTAAAATAGACTCGGGCGCCCAAGCCTCCAGACTGAGCCAACAGCAGGCGTCTCGCAGCCTCAAGTCGGGCAGCCCGGGCCAGGCGGCGCTGCAGGCCGGCCCCAGGCTCCTGTCGGCCTCCGGACCCACACACTACCCACAGCGAGGGACGAGCCTCAGTCAGTTCCAGCACCCCCCCCTCCAGGGATCAGGA aaaaacaaattactGCATTCTGCACAAAGCTAA
- the setd5 gene encoding histone-lysine N-methyltransferase SETD5 isoform X2: protein MSIVIALGVTTPETSYSDMAAGSDPESVEASPAVNEKNYNSHSCGSAQSHGYRGLPYASSVVCCQDHNYGAPPPPTPPASPLSQTIIPRMDLNGVVRSSRYHDPTEDNSADSDSSSEEDGAVADWCHCSLTPDGLLIKCDNCRGLDRRKGAEGQHRKPENVSVGESSATESGDEEVSPSTISYTATQHTPTSITLTVNRVKRNKSKKRKKSTEKARGAPKGKKVKAFREGSRKSMRMKNSTTEANVLDENTAEGWETKIRQWTDQYEEASANQYSADVQTLLQLHRAANTTVSKTESGTTTPPTATQIHASADTMDTINRTELACNNTVLGSQMQLQLGRVTRVQKHRKILRAAKNLEPDTLIIEYRGKVMLKQQFEVNGHFFKKPYPFVLFYSKFNEVEMCVDARTFGNDARFIRRSCTPNAEVRHMIAEGMIHLCIYAVSQITKDAEVTIGFDYEFNSCNYKVDCACHKGNQNCPVQRHNLSPRESLLCPPSLPALSSLAGAETRRRKARRRELEGCLATGGASDDSNQPLDQHPEAREQGTSDTEEGLLDEVKLEEGEEGEVDENGVIISSKRAFDSMEKRRRRLGGGEEVKEEGVEPEDGAGNPSGGNPSTVHNTGVGVSTRRTTYVTEPSSMEAEKGAASSSNLAAPAVPPKPPPARSTKPRPKSRISRYRSSSSQRARRQRQALAQQAAAAAAAAAAAVAAEQGATLVEEGPQGPLGAELGLGESSLGANQLLDAEGQGPACINKSNLRYPKTKKYLVTEWLNDKVPGGEKIQQEVPVERPLRITTDPTVLATTLNMLPGLSHSPLICTTPKHYVRFGSPFNPERRRPRPLQMDGTYGCYKKRWIKQAEDESCSLSVEDGTESTSSQQSTSSRSTPNPLSNEVNAPFKKRRSKYTLEMTPAPSDHLLRPLSPITPPLPEDPLHPLLNNPCSSLLPNGLAYSPMPSLPTSRCNTPLQFENISSPEASPVHRPESISPEPCLRTDFDVPRPQFPDLSLPSSLESPVAMTSDDFSLSGGPPGHESQGPASVGASSLTPVSCPPSDPAPQSREQAFRTEFNLIYTCSPLNANLGNPAATDRRLSQSEGGFSPGESFYSSMSGQGLLGEVGPGSMSPYGEPHYGGGYPDSGTPPHTSNPPQKKKVSLLEYRKRKQGSGRDLEPGGGGSSLGGTPTRPGSHYSQDSHPLPHPHHQLQPPASPHSSFSSPAHTSSSIPQIEEVSPPDHQASAVQPRAQESSSHWMVPTSVERLREGQGVLERVLRGSIKMDRILKRSEPDKEPDADRYEIQAASMASPMKSPHRYSPSVYSHQSSESHRQTDSPSFLQQTSNSPFRGSYSPSSGQSFYPRFSSSHPGLSQDHPPSSYPSHAPTSSSSDSRPPGGSLHQQSGSGNTDGGHAYSGSHLKASLLNSSGLVGSPTPGSRAHGQTKIDSGAQASRLSQQQASRSLKSGSPGQAALQAGPRLLSASGPTHYPQRGTSLSQFQHPPLQGSGKNKLLHSAQS from the exons CCCTGAGTCAGTGGAAGCAAGCCCTGCCGTGAATGAGAAAAACTACAACAGCCACAGCTGTGGGAGCGCACAGAGTCATGGGTATCGGGGACTACCGTATGCT TCTTCCGTTGTGTGTTGTCAGGATCACAACTATGGCgcgccccctccccccaccccacccgccTCTCCGCTCTCCCAAACCATCATTCCCCGCATGGATCTCAACGGCGTGGTACGCAGCTCCCGCTATCACGATCCCACTGAGGACAACTCAGCCGACAGCGACAGCTCCTCAGAGGAGGACGGGGCCGTGGCTGACTGGTGCCACTGCAGCCTAACACCGGACGGCCTGCTCATCAAGTGTGACAACTGCAG GGGACtagacaggaggaaaggagcagaaGGCCAACACAGGAAACCGGAAAATGTCTCAG TTGGGGAGAGCAGTGCCACAGAGAGTGGTGATGAAGAGGTGTCCCCCTCCACCATCTCCTACACGGCCACCCAGCATACGCCCACCAGCATCACCCTCACCGTCAACCGGGTTAAGAGGAACAAATccaaaaagaggaagaagagcacGGAGAAGGCCCGTGGAGCACCCAAGGGCAAAAAGGTCAAG gcCTTCAGAGAGGGTTCCAGGAAGTCCATGAGGATGAAG AACTCAACGACAGAGGCCAACGTGCTGGATGAGAACACGGCAGAGGGCTGGGAAACCAAGATCCGCCAGTGGACAGACCAGTACGAGGAGGCCTCGGCCAATCAGTACAGTGCCGACGTCCAGACGCTGCTCCAGCTGCACCGTGCTGCCAACACCACCGTCTCAAAGACGGAGAGCGGTACCACAACGCCGCCCACAGCCACACAGATCCACGCCTCGGCCGACACCATGGACACCATAAATCGCACTGAGCTGGCCTGTAACAACACAGTGCTGGGCTCACAGATGCAG CTCCAGTTGGGCCGGGTAACACGGGTGCAGAAACACAGGAAGATCCTGCGAGCAGCCAAGAATCTAGAGCCAGACACCCTTATCATTGAGTACCGGGGCAAGGTCATGCTCAAACAACAGTTTGAGGTCAACGGGCACTTCTTCAAAAA ACCCTACCCTTTTGTGCTGTTCTACTCCAAGTTTAATGAGGTAGAGATGTGTGTGGATGCACGGACCTTTGGAAATGACGCCCGCTTCATCAGGAGGTCCTGTACGCCCAACGCTGAG GTCCGGCATATGATCGCCGAGGGCATGATCCACCTGTGTATCTATGCTGTCAGTCAAATCACCAAGGACGCTGAGGTCACCATTGGATTTGACTACGAGTTCAACAGCTG CAACTACAAAGTGGACTGTGCCTGTCATAAGGGCAACCAGAACTGTCCGGTGCAGAGGCACAACCTGAGCCCCAGGGAGAGCTTGCTgtgccccccctccctgccaGCCCTGTCCTCTCTGGCAGGGGCCGAGACTCGGCGGAGGAAGGCCCggaggagagagctggagggCTGCCTTGCCACCGGGGGCGCCTCTGACGACAGCAACCAGCCCCTCGATCAGCACCCAGAGGCCAGAGAACAGGGGACCAGCGacacagag GAGGGGCTCCTGGATGAAGTgaagctggaggagggagaggagggagaggtggatgaAAACGGTGTCATCATCTCCAGCAAAAGA GCATTTGACAGcatggagaagaggaggaggagactaggaggaggagaagaggtaaAGGAGGAGGGTGTGGAACCAGAGGATGGGGCAGGAAACCCCTCTGGGGGAAACCCCTCCACGGTCCACAACACCGGGGTAGGGGTCAGCACTCGACGCACCACCTATGTCACG GAACCGTCATCAATGGAAGCAGAAAAGGGTGCGGCGTCCTCTTCTAACCTGGCTGCCCCGGCTGTTCCCCCTAAACCTCCCCCAGCTCGTTCCACCAAGCCTCGGCCCAAGAGCCGGATCTCTCGCTACCGGTCCAGCTCATCGCAGCGTGCCCGGCGGCAGCGGCAGGCCCTCGCCCAGCAGGCGGCGGCTGctgcagcggcagcagcggcagcggTGGCAGCAGAGCAGGGTGCTACCCTGGTCGAAGAGGGACCCCAGGGCCCACTCGGCGCTGAACTAGGCCTGGGAGAAAGCAGTCTTGGGGCCAATCAGCTCCTGGATGCAGAGGGTCAGGGCCCAGCCTGCATAAATAAAAGCAACCTGCGTTACCCCAAGACCAAGAAG TACCTGGTGACAGAGTGGCTCAACGACAAGGTccctggaggagagaagatcCAGCAAGAGGTGCCTGTCGAACGCCCCCTGCGCATCACCACCGACCCCACGGTGCTGGCCACCACCCTCAACATGCTGCCAGGCCTCTCCCACTCCCCGCTTATCTGCACCACACCCAAACACTACGTCCGCTTCGGCTCGCCCTTCAACCCCGAGAGACGCCGGCCCCGCCCGCTCCAAATGGACGGAACCTATGGCTGCTACAAGAAG AGGTGGATCAAGCAAGCAGAGGATGAGAGCTGTTCACTCAGTGTGGAGGACGGCACAGAGTCCACTTCCTCCCAGCAAAGTACCAGCAGCAGATCCACTCCCAACCCCCTGTCCAACG AGGTCAACGCGCCCTTCAAGAAGCGCCGGTCCAAGTACACGCTAGAGATGACACCGGCACCCTCGGACCACCTGCTGCGCCCGCTGTCGCCCATCACACCACCGCTCCCCGAAGACCCCCTCCACCCGCTGCTCAACAACCCATGTAGCTCCCTGCTGCCCAACGGCCTGGCGTACTCACCCATGCCCTCGCTGCCCACCAGCCGCTGCAACACACCGCTGCAATTCGAG AACATATCATCCCCTGAGGCGTCTCCTGTCCACCGACCGGAGTCCATCTCTCCTGAG CCTTGTCTGCGGACAGACTTTGACGTTCCGCGGCCCCAGTTCCCggacctctctctcccctccagctTAGAGAGTCCCGTGGCCATGACCTCGGATGACTTCTCCCTGTCCGGAGGGCCTCCGGGCCACGAGTCCCAGGGCCCGGCCTCTGTAGGCGCCAGCTCCCTCACCCCAGTGTCCTGCCCCCCCTCGGACCCGGCCCCCCAGAGCAGGGAGCAGGCCTTCAGGACAGAGTTCAACCTCATATACACCTGCTCACCCCTCAACGCCAACCTGGGGAACCCTGCGGCCACCGACCGGCGCCTCTCCCAGTCGGAGGGCGGGTTCTCCCCAGGGGAGTCCTTCTACAGCTCCATGAGTGGTCAGGGGCTGCTGGGGGAGGTGGGCCCCGGCTCCATGTCACCCTACGGCGAGCCTCATTATGGGGGAGGCTACCCAGACAGCGGCACGCCTCCTCACACCAGCAACCCACCGCAAAAGAAGAAG gTGTCTTTGCTGGAGTACCGTAAGAGGAAGCAGGGCAGCGGCCGAGATCTGGAgcccggcggcggcggctcctCCCTGGGCGGCACCCCCACTCGACCCGGCTCCCACTACAGCCAGGACTCCCATCCCCTTCCCCATCCCCACCACCAGctgcagcctccagcctccccgcacagctccttctcctccccggcccacacctcctcctccatcccccagATAGAGGAGGTCAGCCCCCCAGACCACCAGGCCTCAGCAGTGCAGCCCAGAGCCCAGGAGAGCAGCAGCCACTG GATGGTTCCCACCAGCGTTGAACGTCTAAGGGAAGGCCAAGGGGTGCTGGAGCGAGTGCTGCGAGGAAGCATCAAGATGGATCGCATTTTAAAGAGGAGTGAACCTGACAAGGAACCTG ATGCAGATCGATATGAGATCCAGGCAGcgtccatggcctctcccaTGAAGAGTCCACACAGATACAGTCCCTCTGTGTACTCACACCAG TCGTCAGAAAGCCaccggcagacagacagcccATCCTTCCTCCAGCAGACCTCCAACTCTCCATTCCGGGGTTCCTACAGTCCCTCCTCAGGCCAGAGTTTCTACCcccgcttctcctcctcccaccccgGCCTGTCCCAGGACCACCCCCCATCCTCCTACCCCAGTCACGcccctacctcctcctcctcagactcCAGGCCACCAGGGGGCTCTCTACACCAGCAGAGTGGCAGCGGCAACACGGACGGAGGCCACGCCTATAGCGGCAGCCACTTAAAAGCTAGCCTTTTGAACAGCAGCGGCTTGGTGGGGTCTCCCACCCCGGGATCCAGGGCCCACGGGCAGACTAAAATAGACTCGGGCGCCCAAGCCTCCAGACTGAGCCAACAGCAGGCGTCTCGCAGCCTCAAGTCGGGCAGCCCGGGCCAGGCGGCGCTGCAGGCCGGCCCCAGGCTCCTGTCGGCCTCCGGACCCACACACTACCCACAGCGAGGGACGAGCCTCAGTCAGTTCCAGCACCCCCCCCTCCAGGGATCAGGA aaaaacaaattactGCATTCTGCACAAAGCTAA